In Oryza sativa Japonica Group chromosome 1, ASM3414082v1, the genomic stretch GACGTACGGTGCGGAAACTGCTTTTAGAAGCAGCGGTGGATTGCATTTTCTTGTGGTTTCGATCCAGTTACATTTTTGCTTGTCCTTGTAAACTCTGATGGGAAAAGCATTGCAGTCCTCTACTTCTATGTTCCTCTGCATGTAAATATTTGATTGGTACTCCGTACCCCCTCCGTCTCATATTATATTACGagtcgctttgatttttttatagtcAAACTTATTTAGATTTTGATCgactttataaaaaaattattaaatatCTACAACactaaaattagtttaattaaatataacacataataaattttgataataatgttggttttgtgttggaaatgttgattaaactttaaaaaaaattaactaggaATAAAGTCACCTAGAGAAAGTATGGAAGAAAGTTACCTACTAGGCTTGGCTCTGTTCGTTTGGGCAGGTTCCCAACTCCTCTTCCTCGTCTTccgcgtgcacgtttttcaaactgctaaatggtgtatttttttgcaaaaagtttctatacgaaagttgcttaaagaatcaaattaatctattttgaaattttttttagcaaatacttaattaatcacacgctaatggaccgctccatttTCTGTGTAGGGGAGTTGGGTTCCCAACCGTCTGAAACAAACGGAGACACATGAGCTCATAGACCACCTTGAACACCAGCGGATGGTGGTGATTGTGGCGGCGGCAGAGGTAGTGGGGATGGGTGAGGAGTAGGGGAGCGGGCGCAAGAGGAGGAATGGCCTGGAGGAGGGCGACGAGAAGATAGGTggaaggaagaggagagagaggaaggagagaaaaagatGTTGACATGTGAGGATCCAGGTCCTTTAACCAGTAGTGTATCTAGGATGAAAATAGAGAGGGTGCCTTGTTCGAATGGGAATTTCGGATGAGCAATCATCTAGCTTACCAGAATTCAGACAAGCCTCGTAATTAACGTATAATTAGTTAAGTGTTCACTCttataaactttaaattttgatttaattgaaatttgaagaaactTCTCTATAATAAGTTTTTTGAAAAATCACAATGTTTAATGGTTTGACAAAGAAAGTACCTCAAGAACTCTAAATCTGAAAGAACATGGCCTAGAGTTAGTAAACTATACACGCCAATCTTTTTATCGATCAAAATTCTAACTTGTACCAGAAAGAACACAAAATAAAGAATAAAAATATTACAAGTATATGGTACCtggtaaatatatatttgaaaaatggtgcaatgtttttttccattttttgtatTTGGTTGCACTTACAATAAAAGAATCAGTTGGATATATATGGCTGAAAGCACTAGGAGGTACTGATTCCATAGCCAGCTACTTCGTTTCTTGTCATGATGGCTCGCTGCTGGATGCAAATATCTGTTAGCACATATGGCCTATGGGGCTATGGCCGGCCGGAGCTGGGGCTGGAGCCCCAACCAGCCCCGACGATGGATCCGCCGCTGCCTTTAACGTAGTGCTCGCTACGTCGGAGGGACGTCTAGCGCAGCTACGTCATCCGTTCCGCATCGAACGAACGCGTGGAGTGTGGCGGCCAAACTGGCTTGCGTTCGGGCCAAATCAGCGAAATAGCAAAAATCGGCATCGGTCATTCGCTCCCATTTCCTCAAGGCCATTAGCCGGCggccgctcgtcgtcgtcgatctccTCCGGCTCAAGCACTGGTGCAGTGGATCCCGGAGGAAACACCTCCCCTCATTGTCGGCCTCCTCCCCATCAATCACCTCCTTGTGCCTCTTGAGCAGGGTTAGAAATTCCGGAACGAAATTTCGGGTGTTTCGGTGGGGCCCGATAATAAGTGACCTCCACCCATCCGCCTCCCCTCATTGCACCGCACCCACGCACCGTATCCAGatcgaaaaaaaaatcgccATCTCGCCGCCTTGCCGGTTCGACGCCAGTCGCCGCCTCGACGCAGCCCACCGCCGGAGCTGCACGCCCCCCTCCTAGCTGTCGCCCCCAGCTGTCACCCGCTCCACAGCACCGCGTGGGTGGCGGTGTGCCTCTCCAGGTGACGGCGGCTGCGCTCTAGATTCTAGGACTGATTTTCCGAGGTTCGTTATTATCTATCTTCTTCACATCTGTTTGTCTCACTATCTTGTTCTGGTTGCTTCTAGTTCTCTCCATGTACACCTCAGATTCTAGAAGTTGATGGAAGAATGGTTGGGCTTATTAGTTCTAGGACAAGATTGGTAGACTTCCATGTGCATTTTTCGAAAATTTCGCCcacaatttgaattcaaattttctaaaaaaaaattcgtcCGAAATTTCCGTAGTATTCCTGgaatttcggaaattttggaATTTCGGTGACCCCAATACAAATAGTAAACCGATAGGTCAAACCCTGCTCTTGAGAGCCCTGCTTCATCCGGGATCTGGCTCATCCAGGTCTGCCTCGACAACGACGGCTTCCACGGCTGAGCACTTCACCACCACCCACATCAGAGCAGTGAGACTAGTGACAGGGGTCGCGCCGCCACGAGACGAAGGGCGTCCGTTGCTGCCATGACCGCAGCACTGCCGCCACCGACGATGACCACCGCCACCACAGGCTTTTGGAGGAAGGCAACAGTTGCTTGAGAAGCCTAGTTGCGATTGTAAATTGATGTGAACGCGGCAATTTGATGTCTTTATTATTGATTCCAGACTGATTAATTTGTCCAATTGAGAATGTTCGATTATGCAATTTGAGATCAGTACATACAAACTTGGCATAATATATGCACAGAGACTTGCATACTACTTGCTTTTGCTTGCAAAATGGCAAAAGATAGATGTTTATTCTCTGCCCGCACCTGAGCCAGACAGGACGAGACGACGAGCGGCCGCCGGCCGATGGCCACGAGGAATTAGGAGAGATCCAGATTTTGCTGGCAAATTAAGGAAATTAGATCTTTCTTCTAACGGGCCGAGCGCAAGCCAGTATTGCCGGCTTACTCCACGCGTTCGTCCGATGCAGAATGGACGACGCAGCTGCGCTGGACGTCCCTCTGACGTAGTGAGCGCTATGTCAGACGATCTGGATTCGACATGTGAATCGCTATGGTTTTTGTTAGTTTTGGTTGACTAGACTACCACGTGCGTGTCACATTGGATCGAAACCGCTTCGGATTGACTAGGGGATCATTCGTCCGGTTTAAAAGTTCAGTGTGTAAAATATCTAGTTGTTTTTAGTTAAGAGAGTAAATCAAATGATCGTAATAATCTAAGAGGATAATTCAcacatttttctttaaaaaaggtTCATATTAATCCCTCACGCATATAAAACGAAGCGActtattagcacataattaattaagtattagttattttttcaaaaagaaatagactaatatgattttttaagcaactgacatatagattttttttctaaaaaaacattgTTCGGTAGTTTGTGAAGCGTACGTGCgaaaaagagataaaagagtTACTCCTAAGAGCCATTCAGTACATCGAAGTTATAGCATTCAGTCCTATTTACTCCGTGTGTTAAcattccaacaaaaaaaatcaatcctatattcagattcgtatataaaaattgttgctttattttagaacggatggagtaatttttTTGAGTGGATGAGAAGAAATATTCGTTCATTTAGCAAATTCAATGGcgataaataattttaaagagCTAGAGATAAGAGAAGATGTGGTTGGATGTCTGAATGACTGGCCCGTGAGCATCAATCACTGGATCCTGTTAGCAATTCTCGAGACGTACAGCTTTGCTGCTGCCGTGCTAAGATCACCCGCAATGGTAATGGTAAAGTAATGTACtctctataaaatatgtacatctcagcaatacaCTAGATTAAtggtaaaccacctcaatagtatatctacatgggtatctatagctctctaatccattgcctcgtttttctctatagactatcttcagGTTaatagatagctttgctctctctcttcatttaatctcttccaagagaaaaaatatgctgacatggatctcttgtagagagcctatagataaccattgcgagtgccctaagagcaagtttaatagtatagtcaactactagctcctaatcatttataattaatttaatagctaattcatacaatagttactacactattaatacttgaTCCCACCTGTTATACATACATTGCATCTTGGAGTGTGTTGCGGCtagctacaaatttatagcccgttgcttttctctcttttctttatctccttaaaatatgtttgtagtcTGCTATCGTACCTACTCTTAAGACAACAGAAATGAAACAAAGTCCCCAAGTGAGTACATAAAACACATCAATCTCTCTGAGCCTCTGGCTCCCTTCCAGTTATCTTCTCATGCGTGGTTACCACTTTCAGACCATTTTCCTGGTCGATGTCATGAAGCTTTTCAGCTTCCTTGTGGCTTTTCCTGTAAATGCAGTACAGGACCAACTGAAGGATACCCATTGGACAGCCAATGAAGTTTGGTGACTGCACGAAACAAGCAGAAGAAAGAAATGAAAACAGAGTGATTTTAcagctcgatcgatccatcTCTGAATAAAAACATATGTACCCGGTATGTACTAACCGCGATGAAGAGATCCTTCCCTAGAAGCCCATATATCATCCATAGAGCACTGGAGAGGAAGGAAAACAATGACAGGTAGAAGGGCATGAACTCCACACTTTTTGTTGTTATGACTTGTTTCTGCAAATGTTAGCTCCATTAGAAAATTTAAGATTACCGCGtaagaaaaatgaaaacaattCTTCTTGTACACAGTTCCAACTTCCGAATTTGATTTAGGAAGCTTTCTAATAAAGATTGGAAACTTATTGAAGAGAGAATTGAGAAAAGGCTTAGTAGTTGAAAAGGCAAGCATTTATCTGTTAGTGGTAGACTGGTGTTGATTAATTATGTTCTTTCAAGTTTAGCCatgtttatgatatctttttttGAGATGCCGAATTGTTTCATCACTCCTATGGATATGATCTGTACTTATTCCTTGTCAATACAAGTTTTTTTCTTGAAGTTAATGCTATTTGGAACTTAATTTTGTCTGTGCAGATTATGACTCTGAAGTAGGGCAGTATATGTGAAAGATACTCACTGCAGCTACCATTGGAGAGCTGTACATCGATATGGAAGCCACCAGGCCAATACTACCCACAAAAACTTTGCGTAAACCGTGCGTATGAAACAGAAAGCTTGAAAAAATTGCTGTCAGCGCAAAGAATGCAAGAACGGGTAGCACCATTCGCAACACAAACTTCTGAAATAAGATCATTAGATAAGCCTGTCAAAACATTGTTTCAAGAGTTCATGTATCATGAATATCTGAAGAATTCCTCTGCAAAGAACTTGCCTTTCTTTCTCTGGGTGCAAACCATGTGTATATGCTGATGAATGCGATCTCAAGCAGTATGCCAAGCCCATTGATGGAAGACACTGTAGAATTCTCCCATCCTGAGCTTACTACAGGAAGCCCATACCATGTGTACAGGAGGCAGTTGAACAGAGCTAAGATGTATGGAACACAAGAGAATTCTTCTACACTGCCCTTCTTGATCACCCTCCTAAATGTTAATCTGTGATTTTCAGAGCACATTGATAAGCAAAGATAGCAAATGAAATAAATTCTGATCATGTATGGTATCTGTGGATGTGATGTACATACATAGGTGCTGCATACAGGAGCATGGAAGCAGCATTTCCTGAAAGTGGGAGACACTAAATTATGCTCTGAAAATAATGAAAATCTGAATTTATTCCAAGAACATTCAGAAGAGAAGTACCTAGAATTCCTACTGCTACACGGATTGTGTTGGAAACCATTCTAGCTGTTCACTGAACGTTTCAACTCGAATGGACTAGTATTTGACAAAATAGTTACTTCTTTGCTCCAAGTGTGGGTCTGTCTATTTATAAT encodes the following:
- the LOC4324648 gene encoding bidirectional sugar transporter SWEET3b; this translates as MVSNTIRVAVGILGNAASMLLYAAPILTFRRVIKKGSVEEFSCVPYILALFNCLLYTWYGLPVVSSGWENSTVSSINGLGILLEIAFISIYTWFAPRERKKFVLRMVLPVLAFFALTAIFSSFLFHTHGLRKVFVGSIGLVASISMYSSPMVAAKQVITTKSVEFMPFYLSLFSFLSSALWMIYGLLGKDLFIASPNFIGCPMGILQLVLYCIYRKSHKEAEKLHDIDQENGLKVVTTHEKITGREPEAQRD